One stretch of Streptomyces sp. MMBL 11-1 DNA includes these proteins:
- a CDS encoding serine/threonine-protein kinase yields the protein MIDGGSGEVIDGRFELVERLGSGGMGTVWRARDLVLHREVAVKQVTPPAPDLAPEGAGASAVLRERVLREARALARISDPHVVTIHHVVEGAEGSFPWLVMELVPGGSLADLLDQGTRMEPREGARIGRQVLAALRTAHAVGICHRDVKPANVLLRTDGDAVLTDFGIAALQRTDPALARGASVTLTATGELIGTPEYIAPERIRGKDDDPASDLWSLGIMLYVCIEGHSPMRRQTVLATMAAVLDGEVPPPVRAGALAPVLTELLVVDPAQRPSAERLDAMLAAVAEGTEPTVRLPKAGPPAPTARTTVPAAEPDTPSSAPPSSLPHPSLRRRQTWLTVGAAALAVALTATTVHLVNGPSDDGEGSANPSRSSARTNKLGLWEPGTLKVAVNDGTVPPSDGDTPIVGPGLARALGDQLGLKVELFTIGSPSDMINGLLNREEPAETFDLAMPGGPDDFDRGEEQDMALIHYFDVGYAVVAPWETVQDIRSKEDLCGKNFSLLNHGFVEEAVRKTSTELCGAQSIDAARRTDTLHGYITELPFAVRRARNSDGELHLTKADLTDDIPLGMAVDSSDIALRAALMKALDKLITNGEYADILKAQGMEHGAVTKAGIVHHGF from the coding sequence ATGATCGACGGCGGGAGCGGTGAAGTCATAGACGGGCGCTTCGAGTTGGTGGAGCGGCTGGGCAGCGGCGGGATGGGTACCGTGTGGCGGGCGCGTGATCTGGTGCTGCACCGCGAGGTCGCCGTCAAGCAGGTCACCCCACCCGCTCCGGATCTCGCTCCCGAGGGTGCCGGGGCGTCTGCGGTGCTGCGCGAACGGGTGCTGCGTGAGGCCCGCGCACTGGCTCGGATCAGCGACCCGCACGTGGTGACGATCCATCATGTCGTGGAGGGCGCCGAGGGTTCCTTCCCTTGGCTCGTGATGGAGCTGGTGCCGGGCGGCAGCCTGGCGGATCTCCTGGACCAGGGTACGCGGATGGAGCCGCGGGAGGGCGCTCGTATCGGCCGGCAGGTGCTGGCCGCACTACGTACCGCACACGCCGTCGGTATCTGCCACCGCGACGTGAAACCCGCCAACGTGCTGCTGCGCACGGACGGCGACGCGGTGCTCACCGACTTCGGGATAGCCGCCCTCCAGCGGACCGACCCGGCCCTCGCCAGGGGCGCGTCCGTGACGCTGACCGCGACGGGTGAGCTCATCGGCACGCCCGAGTACATCGCCCCCGAACGCATCAGGGGCAAGGACGACGACCCCGCCTCGGACCTCTGGTCGCTGGGCATCATGTTGTACGTCTGCATCGAGGGCCATAGCCCCATGCGACGGCAGACCGTGCTGGCCACCATGGCGGCCGTCCTCGACGGCGAGGTGCCACCGCCTGTCCGGGCCGGGGCTCTGGCCCCCGTGCTGACGGAACTCCTCGTTGTCGATCCGGCGCAACGGCCCTCGGCCGAGCGGCTCGACGCGATGCTGGCCGCCGTCGCGGAGGGCACGGAACCGACCGTGCGGCTCCCGAAGGCCGGCCCGCCCGCCCCGACCGCCAGGACCACCGTCCCGGCGGCCGAACCTGACACCCCGTCCTCCGCGCCGCCCTCTTCCTTGCCCCACCCCTCGCTCCGGCGTCGGCAGACCTGGCTGACCGTCGGGGCGGCGGCACTGGCGGTGGCGCTGACGGCGACGACGGTCCACCTCGTCAATGGTCCGTCCGACGACGGGGAAGGGTCGGCGAACCCGAGCCGCAGCAGCGCCCGGACGAACAAACTCGGCCTCTGGGAACCGGGGACCCTCAAGGTCGCGGTGAACGACGGCACCGTACCCCCGTCCGACGGCGACACCCCCATCGTCGGCCCCGGTCTGGCCCGCGCACTCGGCGATCAACTCGGCCTGAAGGTGGAACTCTTCACCATCGGGAGCCCCAGCGACATGATCAACGGCCTCCTGAACCGGGAGGAGCCCGCGGAAACCTTCGACCTGGCTATGCCGGGCGGCCCGGACGACTTCGACCGCGGGGAGGAGCAGGACATGGCCCTCATCCACTACTTCGACGTCGGGTACGCCGTCGTTGCCCCGTGGGAGACCGTTCAGGACATCCGGTCGAAGGAAGACCTCTGTGGCAAGAACTTCTCACTCCTGAACCACGGCTTCGTCGAGGAGGCGGTCAGGAAGACGTCCACCGAGCTGTGCGGAGCACAATCGATCGACGCGGCTCGCCGCACGGACACACTGCACGGGTACATCACGGAGCTTCCGTTCGCCGTCAGGCGAGCACGAAACTCCGACGGCGAACTCCACCTGACGAAAGCCGACCTGACCGATGACATCCCGCTGGGCATGGCCGTGGACAGCTCGGACATTGCCCTGCGCGCCGCGCTCATGAAGGCCCTCGACAAGCTGATCACCAACGGTGAGTACGCGGACATCCTCAAGGCCCAGGGCATGGAGCACGGCGCCGTCACCAAGGCCGGGATCGTCCATCACGGCTTCTGA
- the rpmF gene encoding 50S ribosomal protein L32, translated as MAVPKRKMSRSNTRHRRAQWKATTPRLVPVTIDGTVHQVPQRLVKAYERGLLHPGS; from the coding sequence ATGGCAGTTCCGAAGCGAAAGATGTCCCGCAGCAACACCCGTCACCGCCGCGCCCAGTGGAAGGCCACGACACCTCGACTCGTGCCGGTCACCATCGACGGCACCGTCCACCAGGTGCCACAGCGACTGGTGAAGGCGTACGAGCGCGGCCTCCTGCACCCCGGGAGCTGA
- a CDS encoding ATP-binding cassette domain-containing protein yields MNHPLLDVHDLVVRHGPVTAVDHVSFEVAAGETLALNGPSGCGKTSTALAVLQLRRPDAGEVRFEGQELTALAEHELRPLRPRMQPVFQDPYGSLSPRHRIRDAVAEPLKVHGRWSPADGPSRVAELLEQVGLDPSCGDRRPHELSGGQCQRAGIARALASGPRLLVLDEPVSALDASVRAGVLNLLADLQDELGLGYLFICHDRAVVRHFADRVIEMREGRTVPT; encoded by the coding sequence GTGAATCACCCCCTTCTGGACGTTCACGACCTCGTCGTCCGGCACGGCCCGGTGACCGCCGTGGACCATGTCTCCTTCGAAGTGGCCGCCGGTGAGACCCTCGCGCTCAACGGCCCCTCCGGGTGCGGCAAGACCTCCACCGCCCTCGCGGTACTCCAGCTGCGCCGGCCCGACGCCGGGGAGGTCCGCTTCGAGGGACAGGAGCTGACAGCCCTGGCGGAGCACGAACTACGCCCGCTGCGCCCACGTATGCAGCCGGTCTTCCAGGATCCGTACGGCTCCCTCAGCCCTCGCCACCGCATCCGCGACGCGGTGGCCGAGCCGCTGAAGGTCCACGGCAGGTGGAGTCCGGCCGACGGCCCCTCCCGCGTGGCCGAGCTGCTCGAACAGGTCGGCCTCGACCCGTCATGCGGGGACCGGCGACCCCATGAACTGTCGGGAGGCCAGTGCCAGCGGGCGGGTATCGCCCGCGCCCTCGCCTCCGGGCCGCGCCTGCTCGTCCTCGACGAGCCCGTGTCGGCCCTCGACGCCTCGGTGCGTGCCGGTGTGCTGAACCTGCTCGCCGATCTCCAGGACGAGCTGGGCCTCGGCTATCTGTTCATCTGTCACGACCGGGCTGTCGTACGGCACTTCGCGGACCGGGTGATCGAGATGCGGGAAGGGCGCACTGTCCCCACCTGA
- the chvE gene encoding multiple monosaccharide ABC transporter substrate-binding protein: MTNFRAASLLLAATTSCALLLTACGQNSEGGSQESKGEKDLTIGISMPTKSSERWIADGANMTAGLKKSGYLTNLQYGEDDPDQQVAQIENMITQGVDALVVAAINGEALSNVLQQAADARIPVISYDRLILGSPHVAYYASFDNEKVGKLQATYIVEKLGLKDGSKKGPFNIELFAGSNDDNNTKYFFNGAMEVLKPYLDKKQLVVRSQQTRLPQVTTLRWDGGTAQKRMDDLLTSSYATARIDAVLSPYDGISIGILSALKSDDYGSPAKPLPIVTGQDAEVASVKSIIANQQTQTVYKDTRALAKVAADMVTAVLDGKKPEINDDSTYDNGKKVVPAYLLDPVSVDKANYRKVLVDSGYIKAEELR; encoded by the coding sequence ATGACGAACTTCCGAGCCGCATCCCTCCTCCTCGCCGCGACCACCAGCTGCGCCCTGCTCCTCACGGCCTGCGGGCAGAACAGCGAGGGAGGAAGTCAGGAGTCGAAGGGCGAGAAGGACCTCACCATCGGGATCTCCATGCCCACCAAGTCCTCCGAAAGGTGGATCGCGGACGGCGCCAACATGACCGCGGGCCTGAAGAAGAGCGGCTATCTCACCAACCTGCAGTACGGGGAGGACGACCCCGACCAGCAGGTGGCCCAGATCGAGAACATGATCACTCAGGGCGTCGACGCTCTGGTGGTGGCGGCCATCAACGGTGAGGCGCTCTCCAATGTTCTGCAGCAGGCGGCGGACGCCCGTATCCCGGTGATCTCCTACGACCGGCTCATCCTGGGGTCCCCGCATGTCGCCTACTACGCCTCCTTCGACAACGAGAAGGTCGGCAAGCTCCAAGCCACCTACATCGTCGAGAAGCTGGGCCTGAAGGACGGCTCGAAGAAGGGCCCCTTCAACATCGAGCTGTTCGCCGGCTCCAACGACGACAACAACACCAAGTACTTCTTCAACGGCGCCATGGAGGTGCTGAAGCCCTACCTCGACAAGAAGCAGCTTGTCGTACGTTCCCAGCAGACCCGGCTCCCCCAGGTCACCACGCTGCGCTGGGACGGCGGAACGGCGCAGAAGCGCATGGACGACCTTTTGACCTCCTCCTATGCCACGGCCCGGATCGACGCGGTGCTGTCCCCTTACGACGGCATCTCGATCGGCATCCTGTCCGCCCTGAAATCCGACGACTACGGAAGTCCGGCCAAGCCGTTGCCGATCGTCACCGGCCAGGACGCCGAGGTCGCCTCCGTGAAGTCGATCATCGCGAACCAGCAGACCCAGACCGTCTACAAGGACACCCGCGCACTGGCGAAGGTCGCCGCGGACATGGTGACCGCCGTCCTCGACGGCAAGAAGCCCGAGATCAATGACGACAGCACCTACGACAACGGCAAGAAGGTGGTTCCGGCCTACCTGCTCGACCCGGTCAGCGTCGACAAGGCGAACTACCGGAAGGTTCTGGTCGACTCCGGCTACATCAAGGCCGAGGAGCTCCGTTGA
- a CDS encoding signal peptidase I, whose translation MDDNVYVGNAGKDAALDRGWLLGHFKDVDDPRHSQDVEIKWGVHPRGDERAQWVEDERRTALLVLISGRFRVDFPGRSVHLKEQGDYVVWGRDTAHSWFAEEESVLLTVRWPSVPGYAVPESMRTRLPG comes from the coding sequence GTGGATGACAACGTGTACGTGGGCAACGCGGGCAAGGACGCGGCCCTGGACCGGGGGTGGCTGCTCGGCCACTTCAAGGACGTGGACGATCCACGCCACAGCCAGGATGTGGAGATCAAGTGGGGCGTCCACCCCCGCGGCGACGAGAGGGCCCAGTGGGTCGAGGACGAGAGACGGACAGCGCTCCTGGTCCTCATCAGCGGGCGCTTCCGGGTCGACTTCCCCGGGCGCAGCGTGCACCTGAAGGAACAGGGTGACTACGTCGTGTGGGGACGGGACACCGCCCACTCGTGGTTCGCCGAGGAAGAGTCGGTACTGCTGACCGTCCGCTGGCCGTCCGTGCCCGGATACGCGGTGCCGGAAAGCATGCGGACCCGGCTGCCGGGCTGA
- a CDS encoding aldose epimerase family protein, with the protein MNPSSPSFAGGPPVCLPDPAAGERWTFGFAGGLTAEVHTHGARIHGLWVPDRHGRTADVVLAPREPRESAAAARYFGATVGRYANRIAHGRFTLNGVPYQLTTQENGHCLHGGTDGFDTRIWEAESVHTPERTGVLLRLRSRDGDQGFPGNLDVTVSCLIGRDNELALTYAAVTDAATPVNLTNHGYFNLEGEGAGDILDHELAVDASHYTPVDGDLLPNGEHLPVPGTAFDLRRPLKLSEALAHAGLRPMAAGGGYDHNFVLTPDGDGTLRRAAVLHAPATGRCMEVFTTEPGLQVYTAGQFDGTVVGKSGASYRAGAGIALETQHFPDSPNRPGDPSTVLRPGDEYRSTTVLRFGIRG; encoded by the coding sequence ATGAACCCGTCTTCGCCCTCTTTCGCCGGAGGCCCTCCGGTCTGCCTCCCCGACCCGGCAGCCGGAGAGCGCTGGACCTTCGGCTTCGCCGGGGGGCTCACGGCGGAAGTGCACACCCACGGCGCCCGTATCCACGGACTGTGGGTGCCGGACCGGCACGGCCGTACGGCCGATGTGGTCCTCGCGCCGCGCGAACCGCGCGAGTCGGCCGCCGCCGCCCGGTACTTCGGCGCCACGGTGGGTCGCTACGCCAACCGCATCGCCCACGGCCGGTTCACCCTGAACGGCGTCCCGTACCAGCTGACCACGCAGGAGAACGGCCACTGCCTCCACGGCGGAACCGACGGGTTCGACACCCGGATCTGGGAAGCCGAGAGCGTGCACACCCCGGAGCGGACCGGGGTGCTCCTGCGCCTCCGGAGCCGCGACGGCGATCAGGGCTTCCCCGGAAACCTGGACGTCACCGTCAGCTGTCTCATCGGCCGGGACAACGAACTCGCCCTCACCTACGCGGCGGTCACCGACGCGGCCACGCCGGTCAACCTGACCAACCACGGCTACTTCAACCTCGAAGGCGAGGGTGCCGGTGACATCCTCGATCACGAGCTGGCCGTCGACGCCTCCCACTACACCCCGGTCGACGGAGATCTCCTGCCGAACGGGGAGCATCTCCCCGTCCCCGGCACCGCGTTCGATCTCCGCCGGCCGCTCAAGCTCTCCGAGGCACTGGCCCACGCCGGGCTTAGGCCCATGGCCGCGGGCGGGGGGTACGACCACAACTTCGTCCTGACCCCGGACGGCGACGGCACGCTGCGCCGGGCGGCCGTCCTCCACGCGCCGGCCACGGGCCGGTGCATGGAGGTGTTCACCACCGAGCCCGGCCTGCAGGTCTACACGGCCGGGCAGTTCGACGGAACGGTGGTCGGCAAGAGCGGCGCGTCCTACCGGGCGGGTGCCGGTATCGCGTTGGAGACCCAGCACTTCCCCGACTCCCCGAACCGCCCCGGCGACCCGTCCACGGTGCTCCGGCCCGGCGATGAGTACCGGTCGACGACGGTCCTGCGTTTCGGCATCCGCGGCTGA
- the mmsB gene encoding multiple monosaccharide ABC transporter permease → MSTPATTKPTAPAPPGDGAARPGGVQVARLLLDGVRRNMRQYGMLLALGLIVLLFQVWTGGDLLLPRNVSNLVLQNSYILILAIGMMMVIISGHIDLSVGSLMALVGGVGAVLMVEHQLSWPVAVVLALLLGAVAGALQGFFIAYVGIPSFIVTLAGMLLFRGLTEIFLQGQTLGPFPEGLQKIANGFLPEAGPQTNYHNLTLLLGLGLIAFVVFQEVRDRRRRREFARESLPTSLFALKVTAMVAAVLVTTLLLASYKGAPVVLLILAVLLVGFGYVMRNAVIGRHVYAVGGNLPAAKLSGVKDKKVTFAVFLNMGMLAALAGLVFAARFNAASPKAGVNFELEAIAAAFIGGASMSGGVGTVAGAIIGGLVLGVLNNGMNLVGVGTDWQQVIKGLVLLAAVGFDVWNRRRAGV, encoded by the coding sequence ATGAGCACCCCCGCCACCACGAAACCGACCGCTCCGGCGCCCCCGGGGGACGGCGCTGCCCGGCCCGGCGGGGTGCAGGTGGCCCGTCTGCTGCTGGACGGCGTCCGGCGCAACATGCGCCAGTACGGCATGCTCCTCGCGCTCGGCCTGATCGTGCTTCTGTTCCAGGTCTGGACGGGGGGAGACCTCCTGCTGCCGCGCAACGTCTCCAACCTGGTGCTGCAGAACAGCTACATCCTCATCCTGGCCATCGGCATGATGATGGTCATCATCTCCGGGCACATCGACCTGTCGGTGGGCTCGCTGATGGCCCTGGTCGGCGGCGTGGGGGCGGTGCTCATGGTCGAGCACCAGCTCTCCTGGCCCGTCGCGGTGGTCCTCGCACTCCTACTGGGGGCCGTCGCGGGTGCGCTCCAAGGGTTCTTCATCGCGTACGTGGGCATACCGTCGTTCATCGTGACGCTCGCCGGCATGCTCCTGTTCCGGGGTCTCACGGAGATCTTCCTCCAGGGCCAGACACTCGGCCCCTTCCCGGAGGGACTGCAGAAGATCGCCAACGGTTTCCTGCCGGAAGCGGGGCCGCAGACCAACTACCACAACCTGACCCTCCTCCTCGGCCTGGGGCTGATCGCCTTCGTCGTGTTCCAGGAGGTGCGGGACCGGCGACGCCGGCGGGAATTCGCACGGGAGTCGCTCCCCACCAGCCTCTTCGCGCTGAAGGTGACGGCCATGGTCGCCGCCGTACTGGTCACGACCCTGCTGCTCGCCAGCTACAAGGGCGCTCCTGTCGTGCTGCTGATCCTGGCCGTGCTGCTGGTCGGCTTCGGCTACGTGATGCGCAACGCGGTGATCGGCCGCCACGTGTACGCGGTGGGCGGGAACCTGCCCGCCGCGAAGCTGTCCGGGGTCAAGGACAAGAAGGTGACCTTCGCGGTGTTCCTCAACATGGGGATGCTCGCGGCGCTCGCCGGACTCGTGTTCGCGGCCCGCTTCAACGCGGCCTCGCCCAAGGCGGGAGTCAACTTCGAACTGGAGGCCATCGCCGCCGCGTTCATCGGCGGGGCTTCGATGAGCGGCGGCGTGGGGACCGTGGCCGGCGCCATCATCGGCGGCCTGGTCCTCGGCGTGCTCAACAACGGCATGAACCTGGTCGGGGTGGGCACCGACTGGCAGCAGGTCATCAAGGGCCTCGTGCTGCTGGCGGCGGTCGGATTCGACGTGTGGAACAGGCGCAGAGCGGGCGTCTGA
- a CDS encoding DUF6131 family protein, with protein sequence MIVLGLILLIVGLIAGIGVLWTIGIILVAIGAVLWVLGALGHAVGGRRHYW encoded by the coding sequence ATGATCGTCCTCGGCCTCATCCTTCTGATCGTCGGCCTGATCGCCGGCATCGGCGTCCTGTGGACCATCGGGATCATCCTGGTGGCCATCGGCGCGGTGCTGTGGGTTCTCGGAGCTCTGGGGCACGCGGTGGGAGGGCGACGGCACTACTGGTAA
- the mmsA gene encoding multiple monosaccharide ABC transporter ATP-binding protein, with protein sequence MRAIVKTFPGVRALSEVTLSVKRGEVHALCGENGAGKSTLMKVLSGVHPHGTYEGEVLFEGEPCRFKDIRASERHGIVIIHQELALVPYLSIAENIFLGNEPSRRGIIDWREALRRAAELLRRVGLDEHPETRVADIGVGKQQLVEIAKALAKDVRLLILDEPTAALNDEDSAKLLRLMRELKDQGITSIIISHKLNEIAQIADSVTVLRDGRSIETLDVRDPATTEDRIIRGMVGRSLDSRFPDRTPYEGPADGAPVLEIRDWTVRHPLDHGRKVVDRVSLQVRRGEIVGVAGLMGAGRTELAMSVFGRSYGRYEQGTVLKDGRAVRTRTVPEAVANGIAYVTEDRKHYGLNLEDSVSRNISLASLRTLARRGVVDAHEEHGVAERYRRTMGIKAPNVLEPVGRLSGGNQQKVVLSKWILAGPDVLILDEPTRGVDVGAKFEIYTVIDRLAAEGKAILLISSELPELLGMCDRVYTMAAGRLTGEVTREDATQEVLMRHMTQDTPAPSAVGAGTAAPNEGHQE encoded by the coding sequence ATGCGGGCCATCGTCAAGACCTTCCCCGGCGTCAGAGCCCTGTCGGAAGTGACCCTGTCCGTGAAGCGCGGCGAGGTTCACGCTCTGTGCGGGGAGAACGGTGCCGGCAAGTCGACGCTGATGAAGGTCCTGTCCGGAGTGCATCCGCACGGGACCTACGAGGGCGAGGTCCTCTTCGAGGGCGAACCGTGCCGCTTCAAGGACATCAGGGCCAGTGAGCGGCACGGCATCGTCATCATCCATCAGGAACTCGCGCTCGTCCCCTATCTGTCCATCGCCGAGAACATCTTCCTCGGCAACGAGCCGTCTCGACGCGGGATCATCGACTGGCGCGAAGCGCTCAGGCGCGCCGCCGAGCTGCTGCGACGCGTCGGTCTCGACGAGCACCCAGAGACCCGGGTGGCCGACATCGGCGTCGGCAAGCAGCAGCTCGTGGAGATCGCGAAGGCGCTCGCGAAGGACGTCCGGCTGCTGATCCTGGACGAACCCACCGCCGCCCTCAACGACGAGGACAGCGCGAAACTGCTGCGGCTGATGCGGGAACTGAAGGACCAGGGCATCACCTCCATCATCATTTCGCACAAGCTCAACGAGATCGCGCAGATCGCCGACTCCGTCACCGTCCTGCGCGACGGACGCTCCATCGAGACCTTGGACGTCAGAGACCCGGCCACCACCGAGGACCGCATCATCCGCGGCATGGTGGGGCGGAGCCTGGACAGCCGTTTCCCCGACCGCACCCCGTACGAGGGCCCGGCCGACGGCGCCCCGGTCCTGGAGATCCGGGACTGGACCGTACGCCACCCCCTGGACCACGGCCGCAAGGTCGTCGACCGGGTCTCGCTCCAGGTCCGCCGAGGCGAGATCGTCGGCGTCGCGGGACTCATGGGCGCCGGCCGGACGGAGCTCGCGATGAGCGTCTTCGGCCGCTCCTACGGCCGCTACGAGCAGGGGACCGTTCTCAAGGACGGCCGAGCGGTGCGCACCCGCACGGTGCCGGAGGCGGTTGCCAACGGCATCGCGTACGTCACCGAGGACCGGAAGCACTACGGCCTCAACCTGGAGGACTCCGTGAGCCGGAACATCTCGCTCGCGTCTCTCCGAACGCTCGCCCGACGGGGCGTCGTCGACGCCCACGAGGAGCACGGAGTCGCCGAACGGTACCGGCGGACCATGGGCATCAAGGCCCCGAACGTCCTCGAACCGGTTGGCCGGCTCTCCGGCGGCAACCAGCAGAAGGTCGTTCTCAGCAAGTGGATCCTTGCCGGCCCCGACGTCCTCATCCTCGACGAGCCCACCCGAGGCGTCGACGTGGGGGCCAAGTTCGAGATCTACACCGTGATCGACCGGCTCGCCGCCGAGGGCAAGGCCATCCTCCTCATCTCCTCCGAGCTGCCCGAACTGCTCGGCATGTGCGACCGGGTCTACACCATGGCCGCCGGCCGGCTGACCGGAGAAGTCACCCGCGAGGACGCCACCCAGGAAGTGCTGATGCGGCACATGACGCAGGACACCCCCGCACCGTCGGCAGTCGGCGCGGGCACCGCCGCCCCCAACGAAGGACATCAGGAATGA
- a CDS encoding ABC transporter ATP-binding protein has product MRSEALLSVRDLRIAFGEAEVVRGLTFDVRPRETFALVGESGAGKSLTARALLGMVPRGATVGGDVRLRGSADLVAERGRGITFVPQNALSALSPVHPVGDQIAAAVRSVRRVSRGKARALAVAALDRVGIPDAARRARAFPHEFSGGMRQRAVIAMATVNEPDVVVADEPTTALDEERREQVLRVLAEQREAAGASLVLVTHDLDVVRAHADRVLVMYAGRPAELGPVRPVLDRPRAPYTAGLLASLPQDGPRRRLPVLPGTPPTPDALGPGCAFAPRCPLATDACHDRDPGLRAVDGRLVACHHAADISAPLLERW; this is encoded by the coding sequence GTGCGGTCTGAAGCACTGCTGTCGGTCCGTGACCTGCGCATCGCCTTCGGCGAGGCCGAGGTGGTACGCGGACTGACCTTCGACGTCCGCCCGCGTGAGACGTTCGCCCTCGTCGGGGAGTCGGGCGCGGGCAAGTCCCTCACCGCCCGGGCCCTGCTCGGCATGGTGCCGCGCGGCGCCACGGTCGGCGGCGACGTGCGGTTGCGGGGCTCCGCCGATCTCGTCGCCGAACGCGGGCGCGGGATCACCTTCGTTCCCCAGAACGCCCTGTCCGCCCTCTCCCCCGTCCACCCGGTCGGCGACCAGATCGCCGCCGCCGTGCGGTCGGTGCGGCGCGTGTCCCGGGGAAAGGCGCGTGCCCTGGCCGTGGCGGCGCTGGACAGGGTCGGCATCCCGGACGCCGCGCGCCGGGCCCGGGCCTTCCCCCATGAGTTCTCGGGCGGCATGCGGCAGCGCGCGGTGATCGCCATGGCAACGGTCAACGAGCCCGATGTCGTCGTCGCGGACGAGCCGACCACCGCGCTGGACGAGGAGCGCCGCGAGCAGGTGCTGCGGGTCCTCGCCGAGCAGCGGGAAGCGGCCGGCGCCTCGCTGGTCCTCGTCACCCACGACCTGGACGTCGTACGGGCCCACGCGGACCGCGTGCTGGTGATGTACGCGGGACGGCCGGCCGAACTCGGCCCGGTACGGCCGGTCCTGGACCGTCCGCGCGCTCCGTACACGGCGGGCCTGCTGGCCTCCCTCCCGCAGGACGGTCCCCGGCGCCGCTTGCCCGTGCTCCCCGGCACCCCGCCCACGCCGGACGCCCTCGGGCCCGGCTGTGCCTTCGCACCGCGCTGCCCGCTCGCGACGGACGCGTGCCACGACCGCGATCCCGGCCTGCGGGCCGTGGACGGACGTCTGGTCGCCTGTCATCACGCCGCCGACATATCCGCACCTCTCCTGGAGCGCTGGTGA
- a CDS encoding GTP-binding protein, with the protein MAREPLPVTVLSGFLGAGKTTLLNHVLGNREGLRVAVIVNDMSEISIDAALVRGGEAALSRTEERLVEMVNGCICCTLRDDLLEEVDRLAREDRFDYLLIESSGISEPMPVAATFSFPRDDGATLGDLARLDTMVTVVDAANFLPELAGGDGLAERGLDQYEDDERTVSDLLMDQIEFADVIVLNKLDLVDGRERGRLNAALSRLNPLARIVPVSGGRVGLPEVLGTGLFDLERAQQAPGWVRELNGDHMPETEEYGISSTVFRSDRPFHPERLWTFVTDGLDSGRYGQVLRSKGFFWLSSRPNVTGLWSQAGSVARFEPFGARDGGTTQGQELVFIGTDLRAGPLHEALSACLMSAREAHSATDPFPEWDTYGIDDACEHEPSGIAAPHL; encoded by the coding sequence ATGGCTCGGGAACCGCTGCCCGTCACCGTGCTCTCCGGTTTCCTCGGAGCCGGCAAGACGACGCTGCTCAACCATGTCCTCGGCAACCGCGAGGGCCTGCGGGTGGCGGTGATCGTCAACGACATGAGTGAGATCAGCATCGATGCGGCGCTGGTCCGCGGGGGCGAGGCGGCGCTCTCGCGCACCGAGGAGCGCCTGGTCGAGATGGTCAACGGATGCATCTGCTGCACCCTGCGCGACGACCTGCTCGAAGAGGTGGACCGGCTCGCCCGCGAGGACCGCTTCGATTACCTGCTGATCGAGTCCAGCGGCATCTCGGAGCCGATGCCGGTCGCGGCGACCTTCTCCTTCCCCCGCGACGACGGTGCGACCCTGGGCGACCTGGCCCGGCTCGACACCATGGTCACCGTGGTCGACGCGGCCAACTTCCTGCCGGAACTGGCCGGGGGCGACGGCCTCGCCGAGCGGGGGCTCGACCAGTACGAGGACGACGAACGCACGGTCAGCGACCTGCTCATGGACCAGATCGAGTTCGCCGACGTCATCGTGCTGAACAAGCTGGACCTCGTGGACGGGCGAGAGCGTGGGCGGCTCAACGCCGCGCTCAGCCGCCTCAACCCCCTGGCCCGGATCGTGCCCGTCAGCGGCGGGCGCGTCGGACTGCCCGAGGTGCTCGGCACCGGCCTCTTCGACCTGGAACGGGCCCAGCAGGCTCCCGGATGGGTGCGGGAGCTGAACGGGGACCACATGCCGGAGACCGAGGAGTACGGCATCTCCAGCACGGTCTTCCGCTCGGACCGCCCCTTTCACCCCGAGCGCCTGTGGACGTTCGTCACCGACGGACTCGACAGCGGCCGGTACGGACAGGTTCTGCGCTCCAAGGGATTCTTCTGGCTGTCCAGTCGGCCGAACGTGACCGGGCTCTGGTCGCAGGCGGGCTCCGTGGCCCGTTTCGAGCCGTTCGGCGCACGGGACGGCGGGACGACGCAGGGCCAGGAACTCGTCTTCATCGGTACGGACCTGCGAGCCGGGCCCCTCCACGAGGCGCTGTCCGCATGCCTGATGTCCGCGCGTGAGGCGCACTCCGCGACCGACCCCTTCCCCGAGTGGGACACCTACGGGATCGACGACGCGTGCGAGCACGAGCCCTCGGGTATCGCGGCGCCGCATCTCTGA